One genomic segment of Sminthopsis crassicaudata isolate SCR6 chromosome 2, ASM4859323v1, whole genome shotgun sequence includes these proteins:
- the LOC141552604 gene encoding H-2 class I histocompatibility antigen, alpha chain-like, with protein MDEVEVGFYNKENQQLIIKIPWITEALGEDYIIQKRNLLVDHEQHFRWMMHFLAMNDTNPNRNHTAQLLADCEIDSDIKVKSHVHIIWDGEEIYRIDEEVGQWEYLKPEVKQYQHILESPFWTDLRKRYMNQYCVDFMRKIMGYRSIRDNVPPEVTVSHHVNTEGSIILSCTATGFYPRSILLQWEKNGELGVWGKETSSGILPNMDSTFYLHITLELPPEDPGMNFTCVVEHVELKTPVVYSVPGKLTKEKSWFLALGIVLAIILLLSCAGALKAWKKWCTEARRPEVFADPYCGADSLHLPSKTGLGLEKREFGDWNHPV; from the exons ATGGATGAAGTTGAAGTGGGATTCTATAACAAAGAAAACCAGCAACTTATTATCAAGATACCctggatcactgaagcactggGAGAGGATTACATTATCCAGAAGCGCAATTTATTGGTGGACCATGAGCAACATTTCCGCTGGATGATGCATTTCTTAGCAATGAATGATACAAACCCTAACA GAAATCACACAGCACAGCTCCTTGCAGACTGTGAAATAGACAGTGACATCAAGgtaaagagccatgtccatataATTTGGGATGGAGAGGAAATCTACAGGATAGATGAAGAAGTTGGGCAATGGGAGTACCTGAAGCCTGAAGTCAAGCAATACCAGCACATTCTGGAGAGCCCCTTCTGGACTGATCTGAGGAAACGCTACATGAATCAATACTGTGTTGACTTTATGAGGAAAATCATGGGATACAGAAGCATAAGGGATAATG TACCCCCCGAGGTGACCGTATCTCACCATGTCAACACAGAAGGCAGCATCATTCTTTCCTGTACAGCCACAGGCTTCTACCCACGCTCCATCCTGCTGCAGTGGGAGAAGAATGGAGAGCTGGGTGTGTGGGGAAAGGAGACTTCCAGTGGCATCCTGCCCAATATGGATTCCACCTTCTACCTCCACATTACCTTAGAGCTCCCACCAGAAGACCCAGGAATGAATTTTACTTGTGTGGTGGAACACGTTGAGCTGAAGACCCCTGTTGTGTATTCAG TCCCTGGAAAGCTCACAAAGGAGAAATCTTGGTTCCTGGCACTGGGCATAGTGTTGGCCATCATCCTATTGCTGAGCTGTGCTGGAGCCCTCAAAGCATGGAAGAAATGGTGTACAG aAGCAAGAAGACCCGAAGTGTTTGCTGATCCTTACTGTGGAGCTGATTCCTTGCACCTGCCCTCAAAAACTGGTTTAGGCCTGGAGAAGAGGGAATTTGGAGACTGGAACCATCCAGTGTGA
- the LOC141552605 gene encoding major histocompatibility complex class I-related gene protein-like — protein MGCELLQMRSQRKKGIFVPWLFFLGVFALRETKAALHNLETQFTGLAIIDNLPDVIFNVWVDGQLLFSYDTQNNELLIKLGWAYPPLKNKLMEKLKEHLQQGGEDDLRRFCAYWMVSYNETWEIQTTQVTVFCELDGDIQVDSRMRVGFDGETVCQLDEQSEGWVTKKSEVTRFCNYLEESVQWDRILVDECPKFLKIVLELFHLKENEPPEVTVSRHDTPDGRIILFCTARGFYPRPILLHWEKDGQMGVWGKETSSGTLPNADATFYLQLTVELELRDTGDNYACVVEHYELGVPAVYPAPGKVTRGKSWELSLSVSATTILFLVSAAAFIIWRKKDAWGHRTQEHNEEEEIRKSLNFKI, from the exons ATGGGTTGTGAACTCCTCCAGATGAGAAGccagaggaagaaaggaatcTTCGTCCCTTGGCTGTTCTTTCTGGGAGTGTTTGCTCTGAGGGAGACCAAAGCAG CCCTCCACAACCTGGAGACTCAGTTTACTGGGTTGGCCATAATCGACAACCTTCCAGACGTCATCTTCAATGTGTGGGTCGATGGCCAGCTCTTGTTCTCCTATGATACCCAGAACAATGAGCTGCTGATCAAACTGGGTTGGGCCTACCCACCTTTGAAGAACAAactgatggagaaactgaaagaACATCTGCAGCAAGGGGGAGAGGATGATTTGCGGCGTTTCTGTGCCTACTGGATGGTCTCTTACAATGAGACTTGGG AGATTCAAACAACCCAGGTCACAGTTTTCTGTGAGCTGGATGGAGACATCCAAGTGGACAGCCGAATGAGGGTTGGTTTTGATGGGGAGACTGTCTGCCAGTTAGATGAGCAGAGTGAAGGATGGGTAACCAAGAAGTCAGAGGTCACACGCTTCTGCAATTATTTGGAGGAAAGCGTCCAATGGGACAGGATACTAGTAGATGAATGCCCAAAATTTCTGAAGATTGTTCTGGAACTCTTTCACCTAAAAGAGAATG AGCCCCCTGAGGTGACCGTGTCTCGCCATGataccccagatggcaggatcATTCTCTTCTGCACAGCCCGAGGCTTCTACCCCCGCCCCATCCTGCTCCACTGGGAAAAAGATGGGCAAATGGGGGTATGGGGAAAGGAGACCTCCAGCGGCACCTTGCCCAATGCTGATGCCACTTTCTACCTCCAACTGACTGTGGAGCTTGAGCTAAGGGATACTGGAGATAATTACGCCTGTGTTGTAGAGCACTATGAGCTAGGGGTGCCTGCCGTGTACCCAG CACCAGGGAAAGTCACCAGAGGAAAGTCCTGGGAATTGTCTCTAAGTGTCTCAGCCACTACCATCCTGTTCCTGGTCTCAGCTGCAGCCTTCATCATATGGAGGAAAAAAGATGCATGGG GCCACAGGACCCAAGAGCACAATGAAGAAGAAG AAATTAGGAAGTCCCTCAACTTCAAAATATAG